A genomic window from Flavobacterium phycosphaerae includes:
- a CDS encoding CDP-alcohol phosphatidyltransferase family protein — protein MNIPKVLIFTRLCFAPIILILTYYYGESAANYILALMYIGLFTDIFDGIIARKQNISNEQLRRLDSQIDMLFWLSIGISTWFLRNDLLRENLIGLWTIMGMEMLCYVVSFIKFKKETCTHAILSKLWGITLLIAFTALLGFHQAGFYFYLCVVVGFLAHLDVILIILFLPKWTHDVPSSYHALKIRQGKEIKRNKLFNG, from the coding sequence ATGAACATTCCCAAAGTATTAATTTTCACCCGACTCTGTTTTGCTCCGATTATTTTAATACTGACCTATTACTATGGGGAGTCAGCGGCTAACTATATTTTAGCCCTAATGTATATTGGTTTATTCACCGATATTTTTGATGGTATCATTGCAAGAAAACAAAATATTTCCAACGAGCAACTAAGACGATTAGACAGTCAAATTGATATGCTGTTTTGGCTATCCATTGGCATTTCGACGTGGTTTTTAAGAAATGATCTTTTACGGGAAAACTTAATCGGTCTTTGGACAATAATGGGTATGGAAATGCTATGCTATGTCGTTAGTTTTATCAAATTTAAAAAAGAAACCTGTACCCATGCCATTTTATCAAAACTATGGGGCATTACTTTATTGATAGCCTTTACGGCTTTACTGGGATTTCATCAAGCTGGGTTTTATTTCTATCTGTGTGTGGTGGTGGGTTTCCTAGCGCATTTAGATGTAATTTTAATCATTCTTTTTTTACCCAAATGGACACATGATGTCCCTAGTTCCTACCATGCCTTGAAAATCAGACAAGGAAAAGAAATTAAAAGAAACAAACTGTTTAACGGATAA